A genomic stretch from Methanoculleus horonobensis includes:
- a CDS encoding 4Fe-4S ferredoxin: MHDSFGVREIFEEIRSVLADPDVNRLGPDCAEPAWDSPLIGVSRGDDPLYTEFQETIGRFHWTPLEALCSGFPEMDVAASDLAVVVWALPQTAATRRDHRACTALPSRRWSLARHYGEAVNDLLRDRLARVLVDAGYPAVAPARLPAFGRETSARFGIASRWSERHAAYASALGTFGLCDGLITERGKAVRFGSVVAAIDLPATPRPYGDRTAYCLRSSGCDACIRRCPAGAISAEGHDKERCFAYLRETAMPFVEGELGLPVASCGFCQTGVPCESRRPR; encoded by the coding sequence ATGCACGACTCGTTCGGCGTCCGGGAGATCTTCGAGGAGATCCGTTCAGTCCTCGCCGACCCGGACGTAAACCGGCTCGGCCCGGACTGCGCTGAGCCCGCCTGGGACAGCCCGCTCATCGGCGTCTCCCGCGGCGACGACCCGCTGTATACCGAGTTCCAGGAGACGATCGGACGGTTTCACTGGACGCCGCTTGAGGCGCTCTGTAGCGGGTTTCCGGAGATGGACGTCGCGGCGTCCGACCTCGCCGTCGTCGTCTGGGCGCTGCCGCAGACCGCTGCGACACGGCGCGACCACCGTGCGTGCACGGCTCTTCCCTCGCGGCGCTGGAGCCTTGCCCGCCACTACGGGGAGGCGGTGAACGACCTTCTCCGCGACCGTCTCGCCCGGGTGCTCGTCGATGCCGGGTACCCGGCCGTCGCCCCGGCCAGGCTCCCGGCGTTCGGGCGGGAGACCTCGGCGCGGTTCGGGATCGCCTCGCGCTGGTCGGAGCGGCACGCCGCCTACGCTTCAGCCCTCGGCACCTTCGGCCTCTGCGACGGCCTGATCACGGAGCGGGGCAAGGCGGTGCGATTCGGGTCGGTCGTGGCCGCGATAGATCTTCCCGCGACGCCGCGGCCGTACGGGGACAGGACTGCATACTGCCTCCGCTCCTCCGGGTGCGACGCCTGCATCCGCCGCTGCCCCGCGGGCGCGATCTCGGCGGAGGGGCACGACAAGGAGCGGTGCTTCGCGTACCTCCGGGAGACGGCGATGCCCTTCGTCGAGGGCGAACTCGGCCTCCCGGTCGCGAGTTGCGGTTTCTGCCAGACCGGCGTGCCCTGCGAGTCGCGAAGGCCGCGATAA
- a CDS encoding nicotinate phosphoribosyltransferase has translation MGRFLMVGEDAIKNGECTDIYFRRVVEVMERDGINPHVTMEVTAAALPDPWGVFCGLDDVINLLEGLPVDVDAMPEGSIFYPNEPVLRISGRYRDFAVYETAILGFLCHASGVASAAAHMKLAAGGRPVFSFGSRRQHPAIAAMIERAAWIGGVDGASNTCAPDGIPLAGTMPHAFIMCYPEQEDAWLAFAQGAGPEVPRIMLADTFSDETDEAVRAAASGATAVRLDTPRSRRGDMRAIVEEVRWELDVNGYPDVKIFLSGGLSRAEVAAYRDIGDAFGVGGAIANAPVIDFSMDIVEMKGRPYAKRGKRSSAKQVYDLPAGRRLVLPARTPAPKGAVPLLAPCIKNGIALVRPKMEDARERVLSRLSTLAGEG, from the coding sequence ATGGGACGGTTTCTGATGGTCGGCGAGGATGCCATCAAGAACGGTGAGTGTACGGACATCTACTTCCGGCGGGTCGTGGAGGTGATGGAGCGGGACGGCATCAACCCGCACGTCACGATGGAGGTGACGGCGGCGGCGCTCCCCGACCCCTGGGGGGTCTTCTGCGGGCTTGACGACGTCATCAACCTGCTCGAAGGTCTCCCGGTGGACGTGGACGCGATGCCGGAGGGCTCGATCTTTTATCCGAACGAGCCGGTGCTCCGGATCTCCGGCCGCTACCGGGACTTCGCGGTCTACGAGACGGCCATCCTCGGGTTCCTCTGCCACGCTTCAGGAGTGGCCTCGGCGGCGGCCCACATGAAGCTGGCCGCGGGCGGCCGCCCGGTCTTCTCCTTCGGCTCCCGCCGCCAGCACCCGGCGATCGCGGCGATGATCGAGCGGGCGGCCTGGATCGGCGGGGTGGACGGGGCGAGCAACACCTGTGCGCCGGACGGGATCCCGCTCGCGGGGACGATGCCGCACGCGTTCATCATGTGCTACCCGGAGCAGGAGGACGCCTGGCTCGCGTTCGCCCAGGGTGCCGGCCCGGAGGTGCCGCGGATCATGCTCGCGGACACCTTCTCCGACGAGACGGACGAGGCGGTCCGGGCGGCGGCTTCGGGGGCGACGGCGGTGCGGCTCGACACGCCGCGGTCGCGCCGGGGGGACATGCGGGCGATCGTCGAGGAGGTGCGCTGGGAGCTCGACGTCAACGGCTACCCGGACGTGAAGATCTTCCTCTCGGGCGGGCTGTCGCGCGCCGAGGTCGCCGCCTACCGCGATATCGGCGACGCCTTCGGCGTCGGGGGCGCGATAGCGAACGCCCCGGTGATCGACTTTTCGATGGACATCGTGGAGATGAAGGGCCGGCCCTACGCGAAGCGCGGGAAGCGGAGCAGCGCAAAGCAGGTCTACGACCTCCCCGCCGGCCGGCGCCTCGTCCTCCCCGCCCGGACCCCGGCGCCGAAGGGCGCGGTGCCGCTCCTCGCCCCCTGCATCAAGAACGGCATCGCCCTGGTGCGCCCGAAGATGGAGGATGCGCGGGAACGGGTGCTCTCGCGGCTTTCGACCCTTGCCGGGGAGGGATAG
- a CDS encoding amidohydrolase family protein, which produces MNEIFTARGSVLIAGVAIDGSTVDIAIDETGAIAAIGKDARTTIDAEIVIDGSDRVAVPGFVNTHTHAAMSLLRGYADDMILQDWLAQKIWPLEAHLTGDDVYAGTRLACLEMIRSGTVAFNDMYFFMDRAAAAADEMGMRATFAYGFIDLGMEEKREAEIKATETLVAHVKSLDNPRIRAAVGPHSVYTVSPEGLSWCGEYAAEQNIGIHVHLSETEKEVADCVAQFGKRPAYLLDECGCLTPRTVAAHCCWLDEAECRLLGERGVTASHNPASNMKLAVNRAMPYHWLRQYGANVALGTDGCSSNNNLDLMEEMKFAALLQKFAWNSPTLLPAGEAIGMATAAGARALGTGPGTLTVGAPADIVLLDARAACNTPLFHPDSNAVYACSGGVVMTVLCQGRILMHEREVPGEEEIVREAGETARSLVARAEEAQ; this is translated from the coding sequence ATGAACGAGATATTCACGGCCCGGGGATCCGTCCTGATCGCCGGGGTCGCCATCGACGGATCGACCGTTGATATCGCGATCGACGAGACCGGCGCCATCGCCGCGATCGGGAAGGACGCCAGAACGACCATCGACGCCGAGATCGTCATCGACGGCTCCGACCGGGTCGCCGTCCCCGGCTTCGTGAACACCCATACCCACGCCGCGATGAGCCTGCTGCGGGGCTACGCCGACGACATGATCCTGCAGGACTGGCTCGCGCAGAAGATCTGGCCGCTCGAGGCCCACCTCACCGGCGACGACGTCTACGCCGGCACCAGACTCGCGTGCCTGGAGATGATCAGGAGCGGCACCGTCGCGTTCAACGACATGTACTTCTTCATGGACCGGGCGGCCGCCGCGGCCGACGAGATGGGCATGCGGGCGACGTTCGCCTACGGGTTCATCGACCTCGGGATGGAGGAGAAGCGGGAGGCCGAGATCAAAGCGACGGAAACCCTCGTCGCCCACGTCAAATCGCTCGATAACCCGCGGATCAGAGCGGCCGTCGGGCCCCACTCCGTCTACACCGTCTCCCCCGAGGGGCTCTCCTGGTGCGGCGAATACGCGGCCGAGCAGAATATCGGCATCCACGTCCACCTCTCCGAGACCGAGAAGGAGGTCGCCGACTGCGTCGCCCAGTTCGGCAAACGCCCCGCATACCTCCTCGACGAATGCGGCTGCCTCACCCCCCGGACGGTCGCCGCGCACTGCTGCTGGCTCGACGAGGCCGAGTGCCGGCTCCTTGGAGAGCGCGGCGTCACCGCCTCCCACAACCCGGCGAGCAACATGAAACTCGCCGTCAACCGGGCGATGCCCTACCACTGGCTGAGACAGTACGGGGCGAACGTCGCCCTCGGAACCGACGGCTGTTCCTCGAACAACAACCTGGATCTCATGGAGGAGATGAAGTTCGCAGCGCTCCTCCAGAAGTTCGCCTGGAACTCGCCGACCCTGCTCCCCGCCGGCGAGGCGATCGGCATGGCGACCGCGGCGGGCGCCCGGGCGCTCGGCACCGGCCCCGGCACCCTGACCGTCGGCGCACCGGCCGACATCGTCCTCCTCGACGCCCGTGCGGCCTGCAACACCCCGCTCTTCCACCCCGACTCGAACGCCGTCTACGCCTGCAGCGGCGGCGTGGTCATGACCGTCCTCTGCCAGGGAAGGATCCTGATGCACGAGCGGGAGGTTCCCGGAGAAGAGGAGATCGTCCGCGAGGCAGGAGAGACCGCCCGGTCGCTCGTCGCGCGGGCAGAAGAGGCCCAATAA
- a CDS encoding MTAP family purine nucleoside phosphorylase has translation MLGIIGGTSLLFADLPALEKTIVPTPYGKAEVHTGEFALLLRHQHNLPPHRINYPACLAALAVLGVDEIIAFGSAGSLKQEIPPGSIVIPTDFLSVTDIPSIHECSIGHVRPELDGDLVRTLAELVPDARTGGVYAQTRGPRIETVAEVRALARAADIVGMTVASEATLALELGMRFAAVCTVDNYANGLGEETLTYEHILATSRANCRRTEIILEKIVERLA, from the coding sequence GTGCTCGGAATCATCGGGGGCACCAGCCTCCTCTTCGCCGACCTGCCGGCGCTCGAGAAGACCATCGTGCCCACCCCCTACGGAAAGGCGGAGGTGCATACCGGAGAGTTCGCGCTCCTCCTGCGCCACCAGCACAACCTCCCCCCGCACCGGATCAACTACCCCGCGTGCCTTGCCGCGCTCGCCGTCCTCGGGGTCGATGAGATCATCGCCTTCGGCTCCGCCGGATCCCTGAAACAGGAGATCCCGCCGGGCTCGATCGTCATCCCCACCGACTTCCTGAGCGTCACCGACATCCCGTCCATCCACGAGTGCTCGATCGGCCACGTCCGGCCGGAACTGGACGGTGATCTCGTCCGCACCCTGGCCGAACTGGTGCCGGACGCCCGGACGGGCGGCGTCTACGCCCAGACCCGCGGGCCGCGGATCGAGACGGTCGCCGAGGTCAGAGCGCTTGCCCGCGCAGCGGATATCGTCGGGATGACGGTTGCGAGCGAAGCGACGCTCGCCCTCGAACTCGGGATGCGGTTCGCCGCCGTCTGCACCGTGGACAACTACGCGAACGGCCTCGGGGAAGAGACCCTGACCTACGAGCACATCCTCGCGACCTCGCGGGCGAACTGCCGCAGAACCGAGATCATCCTCGAAAAGATTGTGGAGAGACTTGCATGA
- a CDS encoding AMP-binding protein yields MVEGSYACGNSQIPLLGITIGEMLNRIAAEHPDSEALVSVHQDLRWTYAEFLERVDTLARALMALDVERGDRVAIWALNYAEWVLTQFATAKIGAIMVNINPAYRTYEFEYAMKQSEVQTLLIQGRFKTSDYVGMFYESCPEAFEAKPGRINSDKFPFLKNVVFLGDIPYNGMYTWDDLMEKADLINPEELREREASLDFDDAVNIQYTSGTTGFPKGVVLTHHNILNNGFIIGEGMKFTHEDRLCIPVPFYHCFGMVLSNMASVTHGAAMVLPAPVFNAESVLQAIQDERCTAVHGVPTMFIAELSHPDFPKYRLETLRTGIMAGSPCPTEVMREVNKKMNMSEIVIVYGQTETSPGVTMTTTVDPLERRVSTVGRPFPHTEIKIVDPHTKKILPRGETGEICARGYCVMRCYYNNPNATRATIDEHGWNHTGDLGTMDEEDYIKIVGRLKDMVIRGGENIYPREIEEFLHNHPHIADAYVIGVPDQKYGEELMAWIKPDNGAVLTEAEVKEFCRGKIAHFKIPRYVKFVDDFPMTVSGKIMKFKMREMAIEELGLEDESNIETA; encoded by the coding sequence ATGGTTGAGGGCAGTTACGCGTGTGGGAACTCGCAGATACCCCTGCTCGGCATCACCATCGGTGAGATGCTGAATCGTATAGCAGCGGAGCATCCGGACAGCGAAGCACTCGTCTCCGTCCACCAGGATCTCCGGTGGACGTATGCGGAGTTTCTCGAGCGCGTCGATACCCTGGCGCGCGCCCTCATGGCGCTCGACGTGGAGCGCGGGGACCGGGTCGCCATATGGGCGCTGAACTACGCGGAGTGGGTGCTCACCCAGTTCGCCACCGCAAAGATCGGCGCCATCATGGTGAACATCAACCCGGCATACCGGACGTATGAGTTCGAGTATGCCATGAAGCAGTCCGAGGTCCAGACCCTCCTCATCCAGGGGCGGTTCAAGACCTCCGACTACGTCGGGATGTTCTACGAGTCCTGCCCGGAGGCGTTCGAGGCGAAGCCCGGCCGGATCAACAGCGACAAGTTCCCGTTCCTCAAAAACGTCGTCTTCCTCGGCGATATCCCCTACAACGGGATGTACACCTGGGACGACCTGATGGAGAAGGCCGACCTCATCAACCCCGAGGAACTCCGGGAGCGGGAGGCGTCGCTCGACTTCGACGATGCGGTCAACATCCAGTACACCAGCGGGACGACCGGGTTCCCGAAGGGCGTCGTCCTGACCCATCACAACATCCTGAATAACGGCTTCATCATCGGCGAGGGGATGAAGTTCACCCACGAAGACCGGCTCTGCATCCCGGTGCCGTTCTACCACTGTTTCGGTATGGTTCTCTCGAACATGGCGAGCGTCACCCACGGCGCCGCGATGGTGCTGCCTGCGCCGGTCTTCAACGCCGAATCGGTTCTCCAGGCCATCCAGGACGAGCGGTGTACGGCGGTCCACGGCGTGCCGACGATGTTCATCGCGGAACTCTCCCACCCGGACTTCCCGAAGTACCGGCTTGAGACGCTCCGCACCGGGATCATGGCCGGGTCGCCCTGCCCGACCGAGGTGATGCGGGAGGTCAACAAGAAGATGAACATGTCCGAGATCGTGATCGTCTACGGGCAGACGGAGACCTCTCCCGGCGTCACGATGACGACGACCGTCGATCCCCTGGAGCGGCGCGTCTCCACCGTCGGGAGGCCGTTCCCCCACACGGAGATCAAGATCGTCGATCCCCACACGAAGAAGATCCTTCCCCGCGGCGAGACCGGCGAGATCTGCGCCCGGGGCTACTGCGTGATGCGCTGCTACTACAACAACCCGAACGCCACCCGGGCGACGATCGACGAGCACGGCTGGAACCATACCGGCGACCTCGGGACGATGGACGAGGAGGACTACATCAAGATCGTCGGCCGCCTGAAGGATATGGTGATCCGCGGCGGGGAGAACATCTACCCGCGCGAGATCGAGGAGTTCCTCCACAATCACCCGCATATCGCCGACGCCTACGTGATCGGGGTGCCCGACCAGAAGTACGGCGAGGAGCTGATGGCCTGGATCAAGCCCGACAACGGCGCGGTCCTGACGGAGGCAGAGGTGAAGGAGTTCTGCCGCGGCAAGATTGCGCATTTCAAGATCCCGCGCTACGTCAAGTTCGTCGACGACTTCCCGATGACGGTCTCGGGCAAGATCATGAAGTTCAAGATGCGCGAGATGGCGATCGAGGAACTCGGCCTCGAAGACGAGTCGAATATCGAGACGGCGTAA
- a CDS encoding DUF421 domain-containing protein, which translates to MSELFVLQTPVVELILRATVIYFFLLLVMRLIGRHEFGQLTPFDLILLLIISESTAEAFTAGDGSLLAARRRFSPSRCSSPSGSTGAGGFAASSRRGRSRTAA; encoded by the coding sequence ATGTCGGAACTTTTCGTCCTCCAGACGCCGGTCGTTGAACTCATCCTCCGGGCGACGGTGATCTACTTCTTCCTCCTGCTCGTCATGCGGCTCATCGGCAGGCACGAGTTCGGGCAGCTGACCCCCTTCGACCTGATCCTCCTCCTCATCATATCCGAGAGTACCGCGGAGGCGTTCACCGCGGGCGACGGCTCGCTCCTTGCAGCGCGTCGACGCTTCTCACCCTCTCGGTGCTCGTCTCCTTCGGGCAGTACAGGAGCAGGCGGTTTCGCAGCATCGTCTCGCCGGGGCCGCTCAAGAACGGCCGCGTGA